The genomic stretch AAcgtagaagaaagaaataaaacgttattaacattttaaatttaatttttttactataatatacgtatattgatcctttattaaataaattaactaaatatttaattataatgatattCATTTTTGCTATGTTGAATTGTATGTTACCGAAATATTGCGCGCCGGAATTTTGCCACAGGGATTACCACTTTCTTGTTTCAGTTAAATGCCGATTAAGAGTCCACCAATACATTATGTTGATGCTAACGTATCGGTTTTGCAAGGCGTGTATGGGACGAAGAGGGGCATTTATAAGGAGACCGGCCACTGGTCCACGGCCAGTCCCGCTTATACAACGGACGAGAAAATTTCTCCACAGGTGCAAGGTAAggtaaatttaaagaaagaggaagaaccGATTCTCctctgttaattttttttcttaatatcaaaatctttctctcgcggATTTAGTAAAATAGTGATCACgtaacataattttctttatttgtttgatgcaaaaatgttaattgattcgacgatttttataattaacaaaatttgatattgcctgtaaaagaaataagtgTTATGAggataaaacattaaattcagttacattttaattagcaGCCGAATTGTTACtaatttttactaattgttaagaatttaaacaaattattaaatgctaaacatttatttacaagtaCTTGAAATGTGTTTTAAAACTGtattcgatattattttaatattatattataaaaaaaaagaacagtaatatgtgttttatattttaattaattttaattattattaattgaaaagattttttattatttgaaaaaggaGATAACTTTTGCGTGTAATTTCTAAATGaaatgtaaatatgtaaattaaaatatctgtaaaaatCGCACAAAGAATCAACATATTgttacgataataatattctatataCGAAAgatgcaaaattgaaatttttaagtgAGTGGAGCTGAGGAGATAAGAATTCGAAAGCGACCACAACGAGTGGTCTTGCAATAAAGTGCATAAAAGATACATTGATTATGTAACATAGTATGGGATAATAAGGGTGACGGCGCATTTGCGCAAGTAACGCACAGATTCTTCCGTATGCAACTTTCTCTTATGAGAGTACGACAAGTGTTTCACTTTCTTCTCCGAAACTCGTTTGACGTTCACTATACGCGAACTGGTGTGCGTGTACATCCGGCCGTGAATGTAAATATGGATACAAATATCAATTGCACAAATTTAAACTTGGTAAAAGCcagcaaattgaaaaaaaagaagagaaacgcACTTCCTGAAAtacttacatatattttttttttttaataaatttatagacCTGTTTCGcagttacatttttctttttatatgttgcttttatctttatttcatTGAAATTAACAGTGTTAAACAGAAAATGCACGTATTAGTTTTAAActctaaataaatatatctcgtctatacaataaaaaaaaaatacatgtatatatatatatttatagttcagatatttgttttaataaaaaaaaaaatttattaatatgttgCAGATTAGATTTATAAAATGCTCGCCACGGCAGTGTTATTGCTCGTATTCATATTGTTATTACTATACTTAAGCTGTCAAAAACCAAAAGGATACCCACCAGGTATaagttaaattcttttaaactcattaaaaaaattacttttcttttattatgtGTCTGATTGTGAGTCTAATACTTATCTTTAGGTCCCAGATGGTGGCCTATCCTAGGATGTGCATTGGAAATAGCGCGAATCCGTCAAGAAACTGGATATCTTTTCAAGACTTGTTCGGCGCTCTGCAAAAAATATGGTCCTGTGGTGGGCCTGAAGATCGGCCAGGACCGCATCGTTGTTCTGAACGATGTAGAGAGTATACGGGCGATGTTAGCTAATGAAGATTGTGACGGGAGACCAACAGGATCATTTTACAAGGCCAGAACTTGGGGAGTTAGACTGGGTAACTATTTGgctgtaaaacaaataaaataaaacacattattgaatttttaaaggtaattagattaatttgtGGACAGGTCTTATCGTAGTGGATGATAGATTATGGGTGGAACAACGGCGATTCGTTTTACGACATCTGCGAGAGTTTGGCTTTGGCCGTACCAGCATGGTCACTATAATTGAGGATGAAGCAATGAAATTAGTAGAGCATTTCAAAAAAATGCTTCAAAATAACTATAATCATGAAATTTCTAACGTACGAAAAATGAcaacgattaataataatattggtCAAATATACAAGCTGCAAAAAGATCCGAAAaacaaattgaataaattgaaattgtacgataaattcaataatatcAAGGACAAAATTTCGGATTATACACCTCGTACAGTTGCGGACTTGTATATGAAAGCCGAAGACTATGCAGAAGTAAGGAAAGTCTCCCAAACTGCAGGAATGATTGTATCTATGCACGACGCCTTTGGCGTGACCGTATTGAACACTCTTTGGAGAATGATGGCTGGTAGAAGGTTCGTATTTATCACGAATGGATTATTTCTATTcttgcttaaaaaatttaaaacctgaaatacatatttaaaaattaatttaaatattaataactttttttattcttacagGTATGATACTGGTGACAAAGAACTTACGCACTTGCAACGAATCCTCACAAAACTTTTAAATGAAATCGACATAATTGGCGCGCCTTTCAGTCACTTTCCATTGCTACGTTTTATCGCACCGGAACTATCGGGTTATAAAGCGTTTGTAGAAACGCATCAAGAACTGTGGGCATTTTTAAAAGTGAGTGCACGTAGCATTATTgcatcaattaattattacaatcgaAATAACGACagtcgaaaataataattgaaaaattaataatttttgttttaggaGGAATTAAACAATCATAAAAACACATTTTCATCAAATTCGCCACGAGATTTGATGGACGTCTATCTAACTGTGCTAAATTCAAAAGATTGTAGCGATACATTTtcaggtaataaaaaaaaaaaatatatataacgcataagattaattttaaataatggttttatataataatttgtgtaaaatacTTTCAGAGTCCCAGTTATTAGCGATTTGTGTGGATCTGTTTATAGCAGGTTCCGAGACAACTTCAAAAGCACTTGGCTTTGGATTTTTGAATCTAATATTATATCCACAGGTTCAAAGGAAGGCACACGAAGAAATAGATAGAGTTATTGGGCGTGACAGATTTCCTACGTTAGCCGACAAGCCGAGGTAAAAGTTATTATCACTTTCACATGTGTATAATTGCGGAGAACTTAATCGtgacattttttcttttatttttatttttttttatctttcgaaaACTAATTATATTCTTGTTTGTCAGAATGCCGTATGTTCAAGCCATCGTTCTAGAATCTATAAGAATATTCGTGGGCCGAACTTTGAATGTTCCACATAGAGCGTTAAAAGACACTTCTATTGCGGGCCACAAAATACCAAAAGTAACACTGAAAGATTTaacattttagaaattaataaaataaatatatgttatataaataatatatgtgaCAATGTAAAAAAACACGTATATCGTCTTTTTTAGGACACAATGCTTGTTGTGAATTACAACAGAATACTCATGGACGAATCTTGGGACGACCCGGATGATTTCCGACCAGAAAGATTTCTTGACAACGACGGCAATATCACTACgccagaaaaattttttcctttcggtGGCGGTACGTTTCTTACTTCTTTATACacatgtacactgaaaagcagatatcgCGTTTGCTTCGGCGACGGCGACTGCCGCAGTGAACGCtttatctgcctttcagtgtacattGCTGTAAAAGTTATAACACAAGTTAAGCGTAATTATAATCCCGAttttaaatacgaaattatttaaattttataggcAGACATCGCTGCATGGGAGAAGTACTTGCtagaagtaatatttttattataaccgCTACGTTGTTACAAGCGTTCAGTTTCTCAGTGGTACCTGGTGAGCCACGACCAACCGCACAAGACTTCGTAGATGGTGTAACAGCTGGTCCTAAACCTTACAGAGCGTTGGTTTCTCTGAGAATATAGATGTTTGACTGACGTATTATTGTCATAATGAATAGCTTCTACTTATCTTATTTTCATTTCAAACTTAATGCCATTtcaattaatatgtattaacaatagtattactttttaatattttccaattaattaatcttagtatatgactgtaaaataaaatgtatcgttaatttttatatacagtgTTTgtcacaaaaatatatttttattattaatatatatgtagaaGTATACAGACAGAtagtatatatacatttataaagaaagctacgcgaaataaataatttttcgtacATTAGAAGAATATAGTCTTCATATCACCGTTTATTTGTCAAACGTCGACATCTTCGGGTCGCACGTTTGACAATAATTAGATTAGCAATGCAAATTAAAGGATCACATTTGCTTGATTATGTGAACCACAAACGGTTGCATGCGGAAATACATACACACGAGTGAATTAGTAGCAAACATCAACAGTAAATCAAAACGCGCGAACAACAGGTACAGTTTAGTTAAATTGTTCCGACTCAAGTAAAAtcctacaaaaagaaaaaaaaaagaaaaccaaaaAACACCAAACATTTACTCTAAATAATTTCAGACTCAACAGTGGGACATTTTACACAATCGTTAGTAAGATACTCGTAAATGTAAATAccagtatttaatttttaagttttaataaattaaatgcgcGTTAAAGAACATATAAAATACTCGACCGACCTAGTTTGTTGGATCTAAAGATCGATTCAGTTATATTGGACATATTCATTAAACCATATTTTTCTCTGTAGTGGAcggcattaaattaataactgatCGATTCAATGCAATAACCTGacagcaaaataaaaaatatatataaattataaacgtttAGAAAATCAGTCGCTTATTCTAACCGTGCAAGTGGTACCGAAAAAGCACCCGAGAATCTTCATCTTTTAGTCAGCTAGGATGATCTTCTATTATGtgaatctaattaaaaaattatatctttagaGCAGATAAAAGAgcttatattatattcttaatttatgATATCAGGAAATTTTACCTCAGATAGAATAGCCCAATTTTCACTTTCACTGTGTATAGTTAAACGAAGAACAGACACTTTACCTAGCTTTCGGTCCACGATTCCTTCGGCAACACCAAGTACATCAAATTTACCTAATtccaattattaatatttttaaatgatctcacatataattaaattatgcatacgcacgctgaaaggcagatataaCGTGATATGGCATTTACTTGCGGCGACGGTGGTTAGAATATGTGATGTACGTGTGCATTGAGTCTCACACGAAACACGCGCGTAGATATGCCGTGGAGCACCGGCCGCCGAGGACTGAAGGAGATCGAGAGAAAAGGAATCACGTACGCTAACcccgcagcaaatgccatatctgtgtataattttttttcagtgtataatttttttattacctatAATAATGTAACCGTCCTCCGTCACATCGTTGCTATTTCTATCCAATAACGGAGACATCTCGGACAATACTTCTACCGTCGTATTGTAAAATCTATCAGATGGATGTTCGGGATTTCCACTCCTGAATAAGTACCtgcatattaaataacaaagttTAGTTGCGGTTATTTAAAGTgacagaattaattattattttaactaaaacttacttttttataaaaataggatgtgaaaatttaaaatttaaatggtcTCCTGGTTGAGGAAGCAAGCCCCAAAAGAAGGACTCGCCTTTGTATGCTTTTTGTAAAGTATATTGTTTATAAGGCTTGATTTGAGTCTCCACACTTGCCTCGGGGTTTTCATGAGGATAAAATAGCGTTATCTTGCCAAATTGTTTGtcctaaaattataattaaaaatattattttcctatatttaattaattaattaaatattttttaatgtgctTATTATTACCTTAAGTTTTTGTACTTTACCCTTTAGCGAAGAATGTGTTCCTATATGTTGAAAAAGAGAAGGTTTGTAATGTACCCACAATTCTGCTTTAGCCATTTTACAATGTTTCtgccgataataaaaatatatttttttataagaccaatatattttattatatatctaCCTATTACTATCAAAACTTACGCTGTCTTTATCAAGACTGCAAACTTTTGTTGATATCAAATGATCTAATAGCCAATCAACAGGTTTGTCGTTatgaaacattaaaaaaaattgaatcaaCCAAGGCAGTTCGATGCATTTGAACAGTTTTcctataaatttaataaaattttaataaattacttttttttcattattttcttttatacatatatatcatTATCGAGTATATAGCACCATACCGATAAAACCAAGCTGGCAGAAATCAAGGACAAACCAATTTTCTTTCGTGCCAATTTTTTGTAATGCAAATGATTTCATAGTAGTTATAAAATTCTTCTTGGCCAAAATATCATCTTCTAATTGCACATAAAACGTGCCTTTAGTCTGAGCATAGGACATAAGAAAAGCGAAATCCAGATTTTGTTTGGACCGCCAAACGACACGCTGGTGATCGTCACCAAGAGTATCGCGCAAATTTGATAAATCTGGATAATATGATGACGATGGTGATATCACATCGATTACACCGGTTTCACATTCGTTCGGAAATCTTAAAcgacaataaaaattagttgtttaaaaaattattaacaaaattaatacaacgATCCATTTTATAAACTTACTGAACTTCGATTTGCTTTGCAACATATGTTACATAATCGATGTCtgtctgcaaaaaaaaaagtgtacacgtataattacgttaatttagcgattaaaaattttttaaagcaaacaGTTAATTCCACTTACTTCGGCAACTAACACGATGATCAATGTGTCGGCAACTTCTGTAGGATTCATGcgatctaataaattttttaaagttgcCATAAGATAAGATTGAACTTCACGTTTTACTGTTGGAACTCCTAGCACCATGCTTACACCCGATCGTCCTTTACTCTGCACAAATGCAGGACGCAGGCTATTCGGATCATTAAGGAAATGCGGTAGAAAATTGTAGATTGAAGGCAGCTTAATATTCGTGACGTTAGACGTGCCGTTGTTGATAAGCAACTGTAGATCTGGCATAATGTGATTATTCTCAATTAATTGTAGTAACTGATGCGACAGCAAGTTGATTTCTTCCTGACTGCCAATATATTTCGCATGTAAATGCTCAAGCTTGGCTTGCAGTTCAGCAATGCTGTTCTGTAACACAGCTTCTTCGCGCATATCTGACGGGGTCAATAAATTCAAGATAGCACATGGAACCAGAACTAACAATAGCACGATTAAACATCGCTTCCGTACTGGAGTTAGAGTTGTAAAATGTGGCGacattttcttctctttctgccTCTAGATTCTACATGGTTGCATTCATTGGTAAGTAAAAATGAGTATTatctagaaataaaaaaatatttatcattaattatcgtataaaattctttattttattatcttatctccgatattttttacttctctttaACACATcgagtattttttattttatactatttcTAGCAACAGAGGTCATCCGCACCTTAGCAACGTACGTAAGTCAGTACAAGTggtattatattttcgttatttattacaaagaaaaatatagaacCATCTGTATTGACTCACGTTATTAAATAGACTCAgattaatatgaaaaaaaattaagtttcttgaaatttaatttgatacgCTCtacaaattgtttaataaatccaaacgttaatattttttttttttttttttttttttaacgtacgtaATATTTGACATTTAGCCTTCTTCGAGATCACAGTTGACGAACGTTTGACGCGACGACATTGCCTCGTCCTGCTCGTCCTGATTAAGGATTCTGGGAGTACACGTCACGCGATGTACGATATTCCGATAACACGTTTCACGGGTTTCTTCTCACGGAGAAGTAACGCCCGTCACCCACCTGTGTCCAACATAACCTCACTTTTTACTAGCACGTCagctcgtaattaaaatttactgtCTTTAAGAAccataagtaaaaataattgttttgaaatattatactgACGTGCGATAATTCGGTCTGATTGAACTTTACTTGTAAcgcactattaaaaaaataaaacgactgATTTGACATCGGTTGACGACCATCACTACCTCGATTGGCTTGATTTGCCGGTGACGATTGGCTCCCATCAGCACTACGGGTTCAAATTCTTCTATATGAACGATTGTTGGCGACGTTAGCGTCGTATTTTGGAATTTCTCATATATATTCCTATCCTATCCTATCTTatcctatctgtaaaaaatagctaaatctttattttattttattgtatccTGCCACCAGGATTTACAGTATCCTGCGTGGTTTGttctaatataataaataaagtaacaataattttcgAGTAAGCATCTACCTAAAGTATATTTACAACAACatactattaaaaatacattcaCATTTTGCGGTactcaaataaattaatgatatgaCTTAACATACAAATTTATAGCACTAAAATTCGccgtttgttaatttatttaataagtaatctggtatttaattattattattgttgcgCTTTCGTTTATGAGATTTgcgaatatataaaatattaaacatcgCACATATCGATATCTTGATTTTAGAGATGCctgttttaaaacatttagaaCATGTTCCATATATTAGAtggcattaattaatatctctttaatttataactaatttttaatttaaaaatattactattcACTCAACTAACGTCGCATGTAACGGTTGTACGTGACCGAAACTAgaacaatacaaaaaaatacatgaGACAGATATTAACTTCTATTTTTGATAAGTACATTTATCACTTTcgttgtgaaaaaaaaagaaagaaaataaatttgttgcCAAGTTGTGGCAATATCGAAATATATCCGACACGATATTACTCGGTGACATCAATTGAGGACACATCGGATAAACTTTCACTTTGAATACGTCGAAGTTAGCAcgatctaatttttttttctctttgctcGTCGCGTTCTTTAATTTCTCActtaatcattttaattcagaaaaattatatataaaattataatccaGATTTACCTTTGactgttaaaatttaaatgtgcataaataataaatttatttaattacattttactgTCTGTTTAAATTTATGGCAATtgaatgaagaagaaaaaagtataGTTTTTAACATACCGGGAAATATGattcaatttttcttctatcagcaatattaaaattaaaaaaaaaaaaagaaaaaaaaagatttgaaagAGTCAAAGTACACTCGGCAAAGGAGCTTTGCAAGCTGTGTAGTGCATTCATAGTggtatgcaaataaaattgcgcaTAAATAATACGAAAGGTTGTAAACCGTTGTAATCCATCGCGACGCAGACattcattatatattttgcagaTAAAGCCCGGCGATATTTATATCTCTGGACAGTTCGCATGTATGATTCAAGCTCGTTAATTATGAATTAGAAGGTTGAATTCGTAATCACGGAGACGAGAATATTTTCAAACGAGATAACATTTAAGGACTACATCGATTTGGTATCGTCCGTCAATATCAATAATACTAATCTCGAGCGAAATCGAAGAGACGTATCTATttcacataattttaaatacgttgATTAATTGTAAGTGACACGCATTTGTAGACAATTTCGATAATAATCTGACACTCGATATACATCGTCAATAAATTATGTGCAACTTTCACGAATGAATTTTCGCAGGAAATCCTGTTCCACGAAAGGACGCTCGCGTGGGAAAATTTCCGCAAATCTACGGCGAAACTACAAACAGCTACTGGCATATCTATACCTGTAATACGATACGCAATACAGActtaaatattagaaatgtAACAGTCTATTAGTATTCAGGAGAaggatttatttatatgctaATGTACTCGGCGGGACCGGAAAGTATTTTCCATCTCTTTACCGCGTCGCCCGATGTAACCCGGTGCGAACAATCAGGATTCTAACGgacaaataaatgaatatctattttataaatattcccATTTTTGAACTCGCGCCAAAGTCCTCATACCGTTTCGCAAGAGCTTAATTCTCTTTAGCGCTAATTGACTAGTATTAAAAGATCGGTCGATGTCGAACGTACATTAATCCTTTTAATTCTATTACGGATTTgacgaatttaatttagttccttttttttgtctttctatTCTACACGATCCATTTATTTCGCaacgatcgaaaaaaaaagagaaaaaaaagaaaaaaaaaaaacttgatatCTCCCATTTCGTTCGATGAACGAGAAAAACGTGTGAGCATCTTTGTTAATCGGAATTAGCGTTCGGTTGGTGACCGAGTCTTTTGTAAGATCTCCGATTCGGCAGCTGCCCTGTTCCCCAAGACGGCTTCCGCGTCTCTTTCAAGTATCGTCTCCCTGTCGTCCAGCTGGAACTGGTAGCTCGGCTCGTTCACCAGCACGCTCTCCTCGGCGGTGCTCTGCGCGTCTTCGGGGGCGAGGAAAAATTTCGCCCGGCCTTCGCACTTGC from Cardiocondyla obscurior isolate alpha-2009 linkage group LG12, Cobs3.1, whole genome shotgun sequence encodes the following:
- the Cyp303a1 gene encoding probable cytochrome P450 303a1, yielding MLATAVLLLVFILLLLYLSCQKPKGYPPGPRWWPILGCALEIARIRQETGYLFKTCSALCKKYGPVVGLKIGQDRIVVLNDVESIRAMLANEDCDGRPTGSFYKARTWGVRLGLIVVDDRLWVEQRRFVLRHLREFGFGRTSMVTIIEDEAMKLVEHFKKMLQNNYNHEISNVRKMTTINNNIGQIYKLQKDPKNKLNKLKLYDKFNNIKDKISDYTPRTVADLYMKAEDYAEVRKVSQTAGMIVSMHDAFGVTVLNTLWRMMAGRRYDTGDKELTHLQRILTKLLNEIDIIGAPFSHFPLLRFIAPELSGYKAFVETHQELWAFLKEELNNHKNTFSSNSPRDLMDVYLTVLNSKDCSDTFSESQLLAICVDLFIAGSETTSKALGFGFLNLILYPQVQRKAHEEIDRVIGRDRFPTLADKPRMPYVQAIVLESIRIFVGRTLNVPHRALKDTSIAGHKIPKDTMLVVNYNRILMDESWDDPDDFRPERFLDNDGNITTPEKFFPFGGGRHRCMGEVLARSNIFIITATLLQAFSFSVVPGEPRPTAQDFVDGVTAGPKPYRALVSLRI
- the Mgat4a gene encoding alpha-1,3-mannosyl-glycoprotein 4-beta-N-acetylglucosaminyltransferase B: MSPHFTTLTPVRKRCLIVLLLVLVPCAILNLLTPSDMREEAVLQNSIAELQAKLEHLHAKYIGSQEEINLLSHQLLQLIENNHIMPDLQLLINNGTSNVTNIKLPSIYNFLPHFLNDPNSLRPAFVQSKGRSGVSMVLGVPTVKREVQSYLMATLKNLLDRMNPTEVADTLIIVLVAETDIDYVTYVAKQIEVQFPNECETGVIDVISPSSSYYPDLSNLRDTLGDDHQRVVWRSKQNLDFAFLMSYAQTKGTFYVQLEDDILAKKNFITTMKSFALQKIGTKENWFVLDFCQLGFIGKLFKCIELPWLIQFFLMFHNDKPVDWLLDHLISTKVCSLDKDSKHCKMAKAELWVHYKPSLFQHIGTHSSLKGKVQKLKDKQFGKITLFYPHENPEASVETQIKPYKQYTLQKAYKGESFFWGLLPQPGDHLNFKFSHPIFIKKYLFRSGNPEHPSDRFYNTTVEVLSEMSPLLDRNSNDVTEDGYIIIGKFDVLGVAEGIVDRKLGKVSVLRLTIHSESENWAILSEIHIIEDHPS